The Microbacterium sp. Nx66 genome contains a region encoding:
- a CDS encoding serine hydrolase domain-containing protein, protein MSAAEAIAAVLAGPTAPRGAVAGVATRTSRDTAAGGFADLAGTPVTTDTAFDLASVTKVAGTTTAILRLASRGDLRLDDPVDRFVPGTACAPGTTVRHLLLHRAGLWEWQPLYLDGAHADGAAAADALPLRYGVDEGRHYSDLGFLILGRIVAAATGLSLDAAVRELVTEPLGLTRTGYGPVSGPVASSAGDGDAAERRMVATGTPYPILTSRRHFPWREGEITGVVNDGNCFHALRGVSGHAGLFGTVDDLLTLGVALADADAHPDLWDPALVAELFRDGPDPGQALGWRSDTVTAGGRPVRMLWHPGYTGCALGVVPATGAAVVLLANRLFASEVAPTETLWRAALPALLDPEGTSTP, encoded by the coding sequence ATGAGCGCTGCCGAGGCGATCGCCGCCGTCCTCGCCGGGCCGACCGCGCCGCGGGGAGCCGTCGCCGGTGTCGCCACCCGCACGAGCCGGGACACGGCCGCCGGCGGTTTCGCCGACCTCGCGGGGACGCCGGTCACGACGGACACCGCGTTCGACCTCGCCTCGGTCACCAAGGTCGCCGGGACCACCACCGCCATCCTCCGGCTGGCCTCCCGGGGCGACCTCCGACTCGACGATCCGGTCGACCGCTTCGTCCCCGGCACCGCCTGCGCACCAGGGACCACCGTGCGCCATCTGCTGCTGCATCGGGCGGGACTGTGGGAATGGCAGCCGCTGTACCTCGACGGCGCGCACGCCGATGGCGCGGCCGCCGCAGATGCCCTCCCGCTCCGCTACGGCGTGGATGAAGGGCGGCACTACTCCGACCTGGGCTTCCTGATCCTCGGCCGCATCGTCGCCGCCGCGACCGGCCTCTCCCTCGACGCGGCCGTGCGCGAGCTCGTGACCGAGCCCCTCGGCCTCACACGCACGGGCTACGGGCCCGTCTCCGGTCCGGTCGCGTCATCCGCGGGCGACGGGGATGCCGCTGAGCGACGCATGGTCGCCACCGGCACGCCCTACCCGATCCTCACCTCTCGTCGGCACTTCCCCTGGCGTGAGGGGGAGATCACCGGTGTCGTCAACGACGGCAACTGCTTCCACGCCCTGCGCGGCGTCTCCGGGCACGCCGGCCTCTTCGGCACGGTCGACGACCTGCTCACTCTCGGCGTCGCGCTCGCCGATGCCGACGCGCACCCGGACCTCTGGGACCCGGCACTCGTGGCCGAGCTGTTCCGCGACGGCCCCGACCCCGGTCAGGCGCTCGGCTGGCGCAGTGACACCGTCACCGCCGGCGGACGACCGGTCCGGATGCTCTGGCACCCCGGATACACCGGCTGCGCCCTGGGCGTGGTCCCCGCCACCGGAGCCGCCGTCGTCCTGCTCGCGAACCGGCTGTTCGCGAGCGAGGTCGCCCCCACCGAGACCCTCTGGCGCGCAGCGCTGCCCGCACTCCTGGACCCCGAAGGAACGAGTACCCCATGA
- a CDS encoding enolase C-terminal domain-like protein, translating to MTVVERIRVLRVPSPLARPFVTAVRRTAHLDVVLVEVTDADGRRGYGEAATSWRVTGESPESVAAVVAGPLADAVLGRSVDDPGLPDALAAAAWGNAAARSAVACALADLTAQHRDEPLAQTLATDGDAPARIRTDMTLSVAEPAALAATAVEHAAAGFRCLKIKASQDHDTVAGLQAVRAAVGPDIALRVDANQAWDAGTAIRVIRAAEDAGVGLELVEQPVAARDLDALAVVTAAVDTPIMADESVRTAQDVRDIAARGAAELVNVKLAKTGGLSEALACVQAARSAGLGVVVGCMMESHVGVAAAAHLAAAVAPDVVHDLDAASWLRRSPVTGGLTADAEWLTLAPAAGLGITGIAPDAEVLLDRSRTGVLV from the coding sequence GTGACCGTCGTCGAACGGATACGCGTGCTGCGGGTGCCTTCGCCGCTGGCCCGCCCCTTCGTCACGGCCGTCCGTCGCACGGCCCACCTCGACGTCGTGCTCGTGGAGGTGACCGACGCCGACGGCCGCCGCGGATACGGGGAGGCCGCGACGAGCTGGCGCGTCACCGGGGAGAGCCCCGAGAGCGTGGCGGCTGTGGTCGCCGGTCCCCTCGCCGACGCCGTGCTCGGGCGCTCGGTCGACGATCCCGGGCTGCCGGACGCCCTCGCCGCGGCCGCCTGGGGCAACGCCGCCGCACGCAGCGCGGTGGCGTGCGCGCTCGCCGACCTCACCGCGCAGCACCGAGACGAGCCGCTCGCACAGACGCTCGCCACGGACGGAGACGCGCCCGCGCGCATCCGCACCGACATGACGCTGTCGGTGGCGGAGCCGGCCGCGCTGGCCGCGACCGCCGTCGAACATGCGGCGGCGGGATTCCGCTGCCTCAAGATCAAGGCGTCCCAGGACCACGACACGGTCGCGGGGCTCCAGGCAGTCCGTGCCGCCGTCGGCCCCGACATCGCCCTGCGCGTGGACGCGAACCAAGCGTGGGACGCCGGGACCGCGATCCGCGTCATCCGGGCGGCGGAGGACGCCGGCGTGGGTCTCGAGCTCGTCGAGCAGCCCGTCGCCGCGCGCGACCTCGACGCGCTGGCGGTGGTGACCGCGGCCGTCGACACCCCGATCATGGCGGACGAGTCCGTCCGCACCGCGCAGGATGTCCGCGACATCGCCGCGCGCGGGGCTGCCGAGCTCGTGAACGTCAAGCTCGCCAAGACCGGCGGGCTCAGCGAGGCGCTCGCCTGCGTGCAGGCCGCCCGTTCCGCCGGCCTCGGCGTCGTCGTGGGCTGCATGATGGAGTCGCACGTGGGTGTGGCCGCCGCGGCGCATCTCGCCGCCGCCGTCGCTCCGGACGTCGTGCACGACCTCGACGCGGCATCGTGGCTGCGCCGCTCCCCGGTGACCGGAGGGCTCACCGCCGACGCGGAGTGGCTCACCCTCGCCCCGGCCGCAGGACTGGGGATCACCGGGATCGCCCCCGATGCCGAGGTGCTGCTCGACCGCTCCCGGACAGGGGTTCTCGTATGA
- a CDS encoding anhydro-N-acetylmuramic acid kinase — MRVLGLISGTSHDGIDAAVVDFATNGGFTAHGVDLRGTVLASTSIPYDPELRARLIAALPPAQTTLAEVAELDTLIGQAFADVAADIAAEVGGVDAVCSHGQTVYHWVDGAHALGTLQIGQPAWIAEKTGAPVVSDIRIRDITAGGHGAPLVSFLDELLLRGRAGVSAALNLGGISNMTVVRPDGLVAYDIGPANALVDAVIVAHDLNPLGYDDDAAIARTGRVDEALLGAMLADPYYALTPPKSTGKEHFHLTYVQEHLAAQGREIAVPDVVRTLTELTVRTVARDVEAAGIGFLAVSGGGCRNPLLLEGLRTALPQTDVVLADELGAPADSKEAILLALIGWSTLHGVPAIVPGGTGAREPRILGTITPGAGPLQMPEPVAAIDSLTLTEAAGS, encoded by the coding sequence ATGCGCGTCCTGGGACTGATCTCCGGCACTTCGCACGACGGGATCGATGCCGCCGTCGTCGACTTCGCCACCAACGGGGGCTTCACGGCGCACGGCGTCGACCTCCGGGGCACGGTGCTCGCCTCCACGAGCATCCCCTACGATCCCGAGCTGCGGGCACGCCTCATCGCCGCGCTGCCCCCGGCGCAGACCACCCTGGCCGAGGTGGCCGAACTCGACACCCTCATCGGGCAGGCGTTCGCCGACGTGGCGGCCGACATCGCGGCGGAGGTCGGCGGCGTCGACGCGGTGTGCTCGCACGGCCAGACCGTGTACCACTGGGTCGACGGCGCGCACGCGCTCGGCACCCTGCAGATCGGGCAGCCCGCCTGGATCGCCGAGAAGACCGGTGCGCCCGTCGTCTCCGACATCCGTATCCGCGACATCACCGCGGGCGGCCACGGCGCGCCGCTCGTGTCGTTCCTCGACGAGCTGCTGCTCCGCGGCCGCGCCGGTGTCTCGGCGGCGCTGAACCTCGGTGGCATCTCGAACATGACCGTCGTCCGCCCGGACGGCCTCGTCGCCTACGACATCGGCCCCGCGAACGCGCTGGTCGACGCGGTCATCGTCGCGCACGATCTCAACCCGCTCGGCTATGACGACGATGCGGCGATCGCCCGGACCGGACGGGTCGACGAGGCGCTGCTGGGCGCCATGCTCGCGGACCCCTACTACGCCCTCACCCCGCCGAAGAGCACCGGCAAGGAGCACTTCCACCTCACCTACGTACAGGAGCACCTCGCGGCACAGGGACGCGAGATCGCGGTCCCCGACGTCGTGCGCACGCTCACCGAGCTCACGGTCCGCACGGTCGCCCGCGACGTCGAGGCCGCCGGGATCGGGTTCCTCGCGGTGTCCGGCGGCGGCTGCCGCAACCCGCTGCTCCTGGAGGGGCTGCGGACCGCGCTGCCGCAGACCGACGTCGTGCTGGCCGACGAGCTCGGCGCCCCCGCCGACAGCAAGGAGGCCATCCTCCTCGCGCTCATCGGCTGGTCGACCCTGCACGGCGTCCCCGCGATCGTCCCCGGCGGGACGGGGGCGCGCGAGCCGCGCATCCTCGGCACGATCACGCCCGGCGCCGGCCCGCTGCAGATGCCCGAGCCGGTGGCGGCCATCGACTCCCTCACCCTCACGGAGGCGGCGGGATCGTGA
- the murQ gene encoding N-acetylmuramic acid 6-phosphate etherase, protein MIAEDLGALATEASDPRYARLDQMSVAELAQTMNEADATVPAAVQRALPQIVPAIEQTAARMAQGGRLVYVGAGTPGRIGVLDASECPPTFSTPPELVFAIMAGGPGAIVNPVEGAEDDDDAGAAAIDEAGIGPLDTVIGIASSGRTPYVVAAVRRARERGALSIGLSCNTGTVLSATAEHGIEVEVGPEVLSGSTRLKSGTAQKLVLNMFSTIAMVRNGKAYGNLMVDVKATNHKLRERAIRMVRTIAAVDRDTAAAALESSGWDVKLASIMIRRGEDLAAATDRLAAAGGRLRTALEEN, encoded by the coding sequence ATGATCGCGGAAGACCTCGGCGCCCTCGCCACCGAGGCGAGCGATCCCCGGTACGCCCGCCTCGACCAGATGAGCGTGGCCGAGCTCGCGCAGACCATGAACGAGGCCGACGCCACCGTGCCCGCGGCCGTGCAGCGCGCTCTCCCGCAGATCGTCCCGGCGATCGAGCAGACGGCCGCGCGCATGGCGCAGGGCGGGCGCCTGGTGTACGTGGGCGCCGGCACCCCCGGGCGCATCGGGGTGCTCGACGCCTCCGAATGCCCGCCCACGTTCAGCACGCCGCCGGAGCTCGTGTTCGCGATCATGGCGGGCGGTCCTGGCGCGATCGTGAACCCCGTCGAGGGCGCGGAGGACGACGACGACGCCGGCGCCGCCGCGATCGACGAGGCCGGCATCGGCCCGCTCGACACCGTGATCGGCATCGCGTCCAGCGGTCGCACGCCCTATGTCGTCGCGGCCGTCCGGCGGGCGCGTGAGCGCGGGGCACTCAGCATCGGTCTGTCGTGCAATACCGGCACCGTGCTGAGCGCGACCGCGGAGCACGGCATCGAGGTCGAGGTCGGCCCCGAGGTGCTCTCCGGCTCCACGCGACTGAAGTCCGGCACGGCGCAGAAGCTCGTGCTGAACATGTTCTCGACCATCGCGATGGTCCGGAACGGCAAGGCCTACGGCAACCTGATGGTCGACGTGAAGGCCACGAACCACAAGCTCCGCGAGCGGGCGATCCGCATGGTGCGGACGATCGCCGCTGTCGATCGCGACACGGCGGCCGCCGCGCTGGAGAGCTCCGGGTGGGATGTGAAGCTCGCCTCGATCATGATCCGCCGCGGGGAGGACCTCGCCGCGGCCACCGACCGACTCGCGGCAGCAGGCGGCCGTCTGCGCACCGCACTGGAGGAGAACTGA
- a CDS encoding ABC transporter permease — protein sequence MTDISQTPALAPGGGRTMERVRLLLRSRSGLAGLIIVVLLAVLSLVSAFGLLPFDPLAQDPPSRLQPPSAVHWFGTDQFGRDVFSRVAAGVANSALISVVAVAFATVVGTVCGLIAGFYRGFSDGAITAVTNVLFAFPPLLLALSLASVFDRNWFTIAVAIAIVYVPIFIRVTRGPVLSLREVEYVKAAKSTGQARMATMFRHVLPNITSIIIVQVTLSLSWAVLTEASLSFLGLGTPPPAPSLGSMIFEARTLVTIAPWTMIAPGVIVVLLVVGLNLLGDGLRDSLDPRNRGKR from the coding sequence ATGACCGACATCTCTCAGACCCCGGCCCTCGCTCCCGGCGGCGGGCGCACGATGGAGCGCGTGCGTCTCCTGCTGCGCAGCCGCAGCGGTCTCGCCGGCCTCATCATCGTCGTGCTGCTCGCAGTGCTGAGCCTCGTCTCGGCGTTCGGCCTGCTGCCGTTCGACCCGCTCGCGCAGGACCCGCCGTCCCGGCTGCAGCCGCCGTCCGCGGTGCACTGGTTCGGGACCGACCAGTTCGGCCGCGACGTGTTCTCCCGGGTGGCTGCCGGCGTCGCCAACTCGGCCCTCATCTCCGTGGTCGCCGTGGCGTTCGCGACCGTGGTCGGCACGGTCTGCGGACTCATCGCCGGCTTCTACCGCGGCTTCTCCGACGGGGCGATCACCGCGGTCACCAATGTGCTGTTCGCGTTCCCGCCGCTGCTGCTCGCCCTGTCGCTCGCGTCGGTGTTCGACCGCAACTGGTTCACGATCGCCGTGGCCATCGCCATCGTCTACGTGCCGATCTTCATCCGCGTCACTCGCGGCCCGGTGCTGTCGCTGCGCGAGGTGGAGTACGTCAAGGCGGCCAAGAGCACCGGTCAGGCGCGGATGGCGACCATGTTCCGCCACGTGCTGCCGAACATCACCTCGATCATCATCGTGCAGGTCACGCTGTCGCTCTCGTGGGCGGTGCTGACGGAGGCGTCGCTGAGCTTCCTCGGACTCGGGACTCCGCCGCCCGCGCCGTCGCTCGGCTCCATGATCTTCGAGGCGCGCACCCTCGTGACCATCGCCCCGTGGACCATGATCGCCCCCGGCGTGATCGTCGTGCTCCTCGTCGTCGGCCTGAACCTGCTGGGCGACGGGCTGCGCGACAGCCTCGATCCGCGGAACCGGGGCAAGCGATGA
- a CDS encoding ABC transporter permease: MFRQLLRNSVLRRILAALGTLFGVAVFVFLMLRAIPGDQISSGLGTEAAALTPAQRAALEAYYGLDQPLIVQFFSWLGNIFTGNLGFSSRAQTSVLELTAAALPVTFELAIFSIVIALAIGIPLGMLSASKPDSLRDGVGQVVGLAGLSIPAFLLGTALLAILAQSLGFNPNGQGYARLFDDPALNLQQMLLPSIVLGFGIAAPIMRTTRTAVLEIRANDFIRTARAKGVPPRRLQVRHVLGNALVPIVTMTGLQFGYLLGGAVVVEQIFSLPGIGRQVLLGIQQKEYALVQSTVLVIALAFVIVNLLTDLLYRVIDPRVRAA; this comes from the coding sequence ATGTTCAGACAGCTCCTCCGCAACAGCGTGCTGCGACGCATCCTCGCAGCCCTCGGCACCCTCTTCGGCGTCGCCGTCTTCGTCTTCCTGATGCTGCGCGCCATCCCCGGCGACCAGATCAGCTCCGGCCTCGGCACCGAGGCGGCGGCCCTCACCCCGGCGCAGCGCGCCGCGCTCGAGGCGTACTACGGGCTCGACCAGCCGCTCATCGTGCAGTTCTTCTCCTGGCTCGGCAACATCTTCACCGGCAACCTCGGCTTCTCCTCCCGGGCCCAGACCAGCGTGCTCGAGCTCACCGCCGCCGCGCTGCCGGTCACCTTCGAGCTCGCGATCTTCTCGATCGTCATCGCGCTCGCCATCGGCATCCCGCTCGGCATGCTGTCCGCCTCGAAGCCCGACTCGCTGCGTGACGGCGTCGGCCAGGTCGTCGGTCTCGCCGGCCTCTCCATCCCCGCGTTCCTGCTCGGCACGGCGCTGCTCGCGATCCTCGCGCAGTCGCTCGGCTTCAACCCGAACGGCCAGGGCTACGCGCGGCTCTTCGACGATCCGGCCCTGAACCTCCAGCAGATGCTCCTGCCGTCGATCGTGCTCGGCTTCGGCATCGCCGCGCCCATCATGCGCACCACCCGCACCGCGGTCCTGGAGATCCGCGCCAACGACTTCATCCGCACCGCCAGGGCGAAGGGCGTGCCCCCGCGTCGGCTGCAGGTGCGTCACGTGCTCGGCAACGCCCTGGTCCCGATCGTCACGATGACCGGTCTGCAGTTCGGCTACCTGCTGGGCGGGGCGGTCGTGGTGGAGCAGATCTTCTCGCTCCCCGGCATCGGGCGCCAGGTGCTGCTCGGCATCCAGCAGAAGGAGTACGCGCTCGTGCAGAGCACCGTCCTGGTGATCGCGCTCGCCTTCGTCATCGTCAACCTGCTCACCGACCTGCTCTACCGGGTCATCGATCCCCGGGTGCGTGCCGCATGA
- a CDS encoding ABC transporter substrate-binding protein, which translates to MSTARWASLGALTATGLAAALVITGCSAPASNPSDGGSGAAGGDLVIGVTSDPDTLFPWKATQFQAVNVLQNLYGTLTEFDEELNVVPGLAESWDVSEDGLTVTLHLREGVTFADGSAFDSADVKYSLDAIADEATAAVAASSLASVAAVEATDESTVTLTLSAPDAALPANLAVINMAMLSSDDTEEALNTTPNGTGPFVLEDRKASQSLTLAKNDDYWGDTALLDTVEFRVIPDESSIVSAMQSGNVQLAVFDDPLVAQTAEGANVEVATTPQLSYHALQLNAQRGDLADVNVRLAMQCAIDRQEVLDTAALGEGEVTGPITSPAFKSDPDARPCPERDLDKAAEYLKKAGKEDGVTVKTIVSQGEYATSVNEAQNLKAQLADANITLDLEVLESGAFVDRWIAADFDAAVALNGGRPDPDGMYGRYFTSTGNLNQVAGYSSPELDALFAEGRETADPEKRKDIYAQVSENLEDNAAWIWLFTSYTYTATASTVDGFTPMANGSLQYLRTTSIQ; encoded by the coding sequence ATGAGCACAGCACGGTGGGCGTCCCTCGGCGCCCTCACCGCCACGGGCCTCGCCGCGGCGCTCGTCATCACCGGGTGTTCCGCGCCCGCATCCAACCCGTCCGACGGTGGATCGGGCGCCGCCGGCGGCGACCTCGTCATCGGCGTCACGAGCGATCCCGACACGCTCTTCCCGTGGAAGGCCACCCAGTTCCAGGCGGTCAACGTCCTGCAGAACCTGTACGGCACGCTGACCGAGTTCGACGAGGAGCTCAACGTCGTCCCCGGTCTCGCCGAGTCGTGGGACGTCTCCGAGGACGGCCTGACGGTCACCCTCCACCTCCGCGAGGGCGTCACGTTCGCGGACGGCAGCGCGTTCGACTCCGCTGACGTGAAGTACTCGCTCGACGCCATCGCCGACGAGGCGACCGCCGCGGTGGCCGCGAGCTCGCTCGCCTCGGTGGCCGCGGTCGAGGCCACCGACGAGAGCACCGTCACCCTCACCCTCAGCGCCCCCGACGCCGCGCTGCCGGCGAACCTCGCCGTGATCAACATGGCGATGCTCTCGTCGGACGACACCGAGGAGGCGCTCAACACCACTCCGAACGGCACCGGCCCGTTCGTGCTGGAGGACAGGAAGGCGAGCCAGTCGCTCACCCTGGCCAAGAACGACGACTACTGGGGCGACACCGCGCTGCTCGACACCGTCGAGTTCCGCGTGATCCCCGACGAGTCGTCCATCGTGTCGGCGATGCAGTCCGGCAACGTGCAGCTGGCCGTGTTCGACGACCCGCTCGTCGCGCAGACGGCCGAGGGTGCGAACGTCGAGGTCGCCACCACCCCGCAGCTCAGCTACCACGCCCTGCAGCTGAACGCACAGCGCGGCGACCTCGCCGACGTGAACGTGCGCCTCGCGATGCAGTGCGCGATCGACCGCCAGGAGGTGCTCGACACCGCCGCGCTCGGGGAGGGCGAGGTCACCGGTCCGATCACCTCTCCCGCCTTCAAGTCCGACCCCGACGCGCGCCCGTGCCCGGAGCGCGACCTCGACAAGGCGGCCGAGTACCTGAAGAAGGCCGGCAAGGAGGACGGCGTCACCGTCAAGACGATCGTGTCGCAGGGCGAGTACGCCACCTCCGTCAACGAGGCGCAGAACCTCAAGGCGCAGCTCGCCGATGCGAACATCACGCTCGACCTGGAGGTGCTGGAGTCCGGCGCGTTCGTGGACCGCTGGATCGCGGCCGACTTCGACGCCGCGGTCGCCCTCAACGGCGGACGCCCGGACCCGGACGGCATGTACGGTCGTTACTTCACCAGCACCGGCAACCTGAACCAGGTCGCAGGGTACTCCTCGCCTGAGCTCGACGCCCTGTTCGCCGAGGGACGCGAGACAGCCGACCCGGAGAAGCGCAAGGACATCTACGCGCAGGTCTCCGAGAACCTCGAGGACAACGCCGCCTGGATCTGGCTGTTCACCAGCTACACCTACACCGCGACGGCCTCGACCGTCGACGGCTTCACCCCGATGGCGAACGGTTCGCTGCAGTACCTGCGGACCACCTCCATCCAGTAG
- a CDS encoding MurR/RpiR family transcriptional regulator: MPHDAARDDAGTHLVLVRMRALRPELRPSEQRIADLFLADPAGTAGLSVAELAHRCDTSTTSVVRFCKRLGYEHVRELRNHVLREVERETFDTAALPAVSGDIDRNDTLADIVAKVSLAETLSLADTAKVLDTEALRATVEAITSSTRVDIFGVGASSIVGLDLQRKLTRIGRTALEWSDPHAAWTSAATLGPGNVAIAVSHTGATTDTIEFLLLARQAGATTIAITNHAGSPLAGQADIVLTTAARETGFRSGALGSRIAQLMVVDCIFIGVAQSNYDRSMEALRDTFAAVHHVRAGGA, translated from the coding sequence ATGCCCCACGATGCCGCCCGCGACGATGCCGGCACCCACCTCGTGCTCGTGCGGATGCGCGCCCTCCGCCCCGAACTCCGTCCGAGCGAACAGCGCATCGCCGACCTGTTCCTCGCCGACCCCGCCGGAACCGCCGGGCTCTCCGTCGCGGAGCTCGCGCACCGCTGCGACACCTCGACCACGTCCGTCGTGCGGTTCTGCAAACGACTCGGGTACGAGCATGTGCGCGAGTTGCGCAACCACGTGCTGCGGGAGGTCGAGCGCGAGACGTTCGACACCGCCGCACTCCCCGCCGTGTCCGGCGACATCGACCGCAACGACACCCTCGCCGACATCGTCGCGAAGGTGTCGCTCGCCGAGACGCTCTCCCTCGCCGACACCGCCAAGGTGCTCGACACCGAGGCGCTCCGCGCCACGGTCGAGGCGATCACCTCCTCGACCCGGGTGGACATCTTCGGCGTGGGCGCGAGCTCCATCGTCGGGCTCGACCTCCAGCGCAAGCTCACCCGGATCGGGCGGACGGCGTTGGAGTGGTCTGACCCGCACGCCGCGTGGACCTCGGCCGCCACCCTCGGGCCGGGGAACGTCGCGATCGCCGTCTCGCACACGGGCGCCACGACCGACACCATCGAGTTCCTCCTGCTCGCCCGGCAGGCGGGCGCGACGACCATCGCCATCACCAACCACGCCGGCTCCCCGCTCGCCGGTCAGGCCGACATCGTGCTGACCACCGCGGCGCGCGAGACGGGCTTCCGCTCCGGGGCCCTGGGCAGCCGGATCGCCCAGCTCATGGTCGTCGACTGCATCTTCATCGGGGTCGCGCAGTCCAACTACGACCGCTCGATGGAGGCCCTCCGCGACACCTTCGCCGCCGTGCATCACGTGCGCGCGGGCGGTGCCTGA
- a CDS encoding MFS transporter, translating into MSASRLRVGLFMAFGGLGVTAAFVPAVLPSAERTTDADLSAAVPVLFAGLLVGVLLSGPLLVRRAPRTTLVLGSSLQAAAIVGVALATDPGVFIASAALAGLGFGLVEAAGSVAAKAASTESATGVLSALMGTVAVCAAVTPLVVALGAGSRPALALLATVPLATVAVLAGATTLARSTEPPARRDARSLLVLLPFALALPLYVGVETVLSGWSAVIPERVLAIEPAAAALGTSAFWALMAVGRFGAAALRRAAVPPLALLATATGAAAVLLVLAGVLLGDEPVAALIILAVVVVLLAPSYGLILGLALDRLDPVRSAAVTGALVACGAVGGTFVPTLVLLIGRDPASSVTFLVSAVLCAIIPVLMLVASHSGRAVPALR; encoded by the coding sequence ATGAGCGCGAGCCGACTCCGCGTCGGGCTGTTCATGGCGTTCGGCGGCCTCGGCGTGACCGCGGCGTTCGTCCCTGCCGTCCTCCCCTCCGCGGAGCGCACGACGGACGCCGACCTGAGTGCCGCCGTGCCCGTCCTCTTCGCGGGACTCCTCGTGGGGGTGCTGCTGTCGGGTCCGCTCCTCGTGCGACGCGCCCCGCGGACGACGCTCGTGCTGGGCAGCAGCCTGCAGGCGGCCGCCATCGTCGGTGTCGCCCTCGCGACGGATCCGGGCGTCTTCATCGCCTCCGCCGCGCTCGCGGGGCTCGGGTTCGGTCTCGTCGAGGCCGCGGGCTCCGTGGCCGCCAAGGCCGCCAGCACCGAAAGCGCGACCGGGGTGCTGAGCGCCCTGATGGGCACGGTCGCCGTGTGCGCCGCCGTCACACCGCTCGTGGTGGCGCTCGGGGCCGGTTCCCGTCCGGCTCTGGCGCTGCTCGCGACCGTACCCCTGGCGACTGTGGCGGTGCTCGCCGGTGCCACCACTCTCGCCCGTTCGACCGAGCCCCCGGCGCGACGGGACGCCCGCTCCCTGCTCGTCCTCCTCCCCTTCGCGCTGGCTCTGCCGCTCTACGTCGGCGTGGAAACCGTCCTGTCCGGCTGGTCGGCCGTGATCCCGGAGCGGGTGCTCGCTATCGAGCCCGCCGCCGCCGCCCTCGGCACCTCCGCCTTCTGGGCGCTGATGGCCGTCGGCCGCTTCGGCGCCGCCGCGCTCCGGCGCGCGGCGGTTCCGCCGCTCGCGCTGCTGGCGACCGCGACGGGGGCTGCCGCCGTCCTCCTGGTGCTCGCCGGCGTGCTCCTCGGCGATGAGCCGGTCGCAGCGCTGATCATCCTCGCCGTCGTGGTGGTCCTGCTGGCCCCGAGCTACGGACTCATCCTCGGACTCGCGCTCGACCGTCTCGATCCGGTCCGCAGCGCCGCGGTCACCGGGGCGCTCGTGGCCTGCGGCGCGGTCGGCGGCACGTTCGTGCCCACGCTCGTCCTGCTGATCGGGCGCGACCCGGCATCGAGCGTCACGTTCCTCGTGTCCGCCGTGTTGTGCGCGATCATCCCCGTGCTGATGCTCGTGGCGTCGCACTCCGGGCGCGCCGTCCCGGCGTTGCGGTGA
- a CDS encoding ROK family protein, which produces MTRYALAVDVGGTKMEAALVADDGALVPGSRSRQPTGREATSASLTAAVDAIVRHALAALPADAELVGAGIGSAGPVDRTRGEILPVNMPLARGFGLVDAVARAASTALGRDVPAVLGHDGGALALAESWLGATQQAGASLSIVVSTGVGGGFVVGGAYVPGASGNAGHLGQVRREGGLTLEEIASGPASAAWAREQGWSGATGEDLARDAAAGVAVARAAIERSARAVGEALADAATLVDLDVVAIGGGFSQVSADYIDLVQQALTASAVHEYSRRTRVVRSGLGDEGPLIGAAALVLR; this is translated from the coding sequence GTGACCCGCTACGCGCTGGCCGTCGATGTGGGCGGCACGAAGATGGAGGCCGCCCTCGTCGCCGACGACGGCGCGCTCGTCCCCGGCAGCCGCAGCCGGCAGCCCACCGGCCGTGAGGCGACGTCGGCGTCGTTGACGGCGGCGGTCGACGCGATCGTGCGGCATGCGCTCGCCGCCCTTCCCGCCGACGCGGAGCTCGTCGGCGCCGGGATCGGCAGCGCGGGTCCCGTGGATCGGACCCGCGGTGAGATCCTGCCGGTGAACATGCCCCTCGCCCGCGGGTTCGGCCTCGTCGACGCGGTCGCCCGTGCGGCCTCGACCGCACTCGGACGGGACGTCCCGGCGGTCCTGGGCCACGACGGCGGCGCGCTCGCGCTCGCGGAGTCGTGGCTGGGGGCGACGCAGCAGGCGGGAGCCTCGTTGTCGATCGTCGTGTCCACCGGCGTCGGCGGCGGCTTCGTCGTCGGTGGTGCGTATGTGCCCGGGGCGAGCGGCAACGCCGGGCACCTCGGCCAGGTGCGCCGCGAGGGCGGGCTCACTCTCGAGGAGATCGCCTCCGGACCTGCCAGTGCCGCCTGGGCGCGGGAGCAGGGCTGGTCCGGCGCGACCGGGGAGGACCTGGCTCGGGATGCCGCGGCCGGTGTCGCCGTCGCCCGTGCGGCGATCGAGCGCTCGGCCCGCGCCGTCGGGGAGGCGCTGGCCGATGCCGCCACCCTCGTCGACCTCGATGTCGTCGCCATCGGCGGGGGCTTCTCGCAGGTGTCGGCGGACTACATCGACCTCGTCCAGCAGGCTCTCACCGCCAGCGCCGTGCACGAATACTCGCGTCGCACCCGCGTCGTCCGCTCGGGCCTGGGCGACGAGGGGCCGTTGATCGGCGCCGCCGCCCTCGTCCTGCGCTGA